cggtttttatattttattgttatttgactttgtaataaacaaaaatcatttcattccctcaaaaatattattctctatcttttttgtaatgagtgattttactctaagattacttaataacatagaaaaaaacgattctgcgcaaatgcattttgtctattttgcgcgtgggctagagagagaaaacaaatagtgcgctgacatcctattAAGTATTTATGCCTATTTTTTTggcgtatttaaatattatgataaaatcatcatatagataaatgttttaaacagGTTTTGGTTTACAATATCTTTTAAGTAATTATAGGGTAACctatatttgtaaacatttgggcagtttgattttattttaattgtacctatactattataatatttcacgataatctatattatacaattattgaattatgttACAAATAGTTTACGTCAATTTGTTGTTCTGTGAATTGACGTTAcggttaatttaattaattcgtAAAGTACCTTTTATTCACTGCAATTCATTACTGTTTTACAATttcagtaataatttatttattaagtggCACTATCTACATTACTAATTGTATTGCTTTTTGACATAATAGGTATGTGAgatacaaatgaaaaattattttagtcaaCTACACGTAAACAAGTTCCTATAATCCCAGAcagaaattttttgtttaataatattattataacattataataacgaataatattagtttaacgttattataacactattataatattatcattacaaaatgctgtctgggatattgtataaaaaactaGCTGAATTTTACCCGTCGTTGCTGGgcttaatagtatataaatatatgtatttttgttatttgacaagattcattaatattatttaaatacaatttaattattatcattactaatAGCATTATCagcttttttagattctgagcgaagcgatgaatatattgattttacaatgatgtgtgtttttatttttatttttgtgtctgtcatcaccttttaggacagtaaaagtgcttggattttcttcaacactaacttttctgataggaaagtgaatatagttggtactttggggggggggggggggggaaataaAGGAacaacgggaatttttacgcaaaatctgttttcgagaaaatcgattttggtttttgatgtaactctaaaacaaatgaccgtagggacatgacatttcgactgaatgtttatattagcattttctagacggacattgtcagttttcaatttttttagtttttttttctataaatatcaataaaattttatctgttgagtaaaaaagcttgaaaatttaatagaaggctcctaggttattgtttcaaaggcagatgaaaaaaattaaaaatccttagtcacagtttttatttataagcatttaaagttcaaattttgacaacatttatcaaatttataatttattaattattttgtagttaaaaatgtataaaatgtttaacttttatggctaaggattgaaaatttaaaacaaggctccatgtaaataggttatatataaattactttattcacaataatatcatcaaatatacttggtaatatcataggctgactgaccgttttcgctcagaatcgtttttattatacaatgatattatatcattgaattcaaatttaacaccatccattacagtgacccacttgtaacctactgtacagcagagcgacattcacttatccacctttttttgtgTGGTATCGAGGGTGGGAGAAGGAACCAAGTTGCCAATACTTCtcctaaaatcattattatctaaaaaactTCTTCGTAGACAATATTCTTCACAGATCTATTATTAGGGGCCAGAATTACCAAGCTACTGGGTGAGCGTACACGTGAGCAAGCTACGTAGAATTGGCCATGTAAAAAACAGTTTTCTCTCATTCTATTCTTGCAAATTTGAGAGTCTTGCCTCTATAGTCATTGCAAATCAGACTTTAATGGAAAACTTACTGTAATCGTTTAAATCGGACCAGGagatcgtttcaaattaaaggaattacaaatacaatttctCCTTGCGCACATCCAGTTAAAATTGTGGCTTCCACCATATTCCTATATGTATAAGGTTTTGACTTTCAGCCTGGTCCCGTTGCACAGTCTATGTGGTTTCAAATTTTGCAGGAATTCCCACACGCAGAATAATCCTATGATATGGTATACCCGGTGGTTTCAACGAATTTAAAAATTCGACAGGAGGATTAGTAGCGTTGTCTATGTTGAATACTGTACGGcagaaatatttttagattatttattattacaacttatttgaaattgattgaatttatttaaaaaacacagCATCCACTTGAAGTGTATACAGCATACATAGGTATTTGTATATGGGAtcaacttttaagtttttttactattattattatattattgtggacTCAGCGAGGtgtgtgataaaaaataaagtgaGCTATGAGTATGTACACcatgaatatttgaaaatgtaataattaaatagttatttaaaccattcaaaataatagtaaaGGCAGTATAgctaaaatgtacaaaaaaattgaaaaaatgagcCCTTCATGTAATGTTTTACTCTATTTCgagaaatcattttattttaaacatttacagtTCTtgagatatacatttttattttatttgcgaTTGCCATCTTTGCCACCgttttatttaaagtaattttgcacaatgtaaaatattttaaatttcataaaagtaaaatgtaCATTTGTAACGAAATTTCTGCGAAATGTATACTAAATGTAATTATAGACATaacattttagtgattttattgatatatatttttttgataaaatgttcaacaatctataataatatttgtcaaaattatagacatttaataaattgaacaaTTTGAAAGATTTgctattagattttattttataaatattgttacaagtacttctttatacatttctaaaatgTCTCAATGGTGTTAACTTGCAATATTTTTACTGAacgttgtattaaaatttcattatttcaagttCCTACTTactgttcatttttaaatatttttcacaatattgttttaatatttcttgTAGGTTAGTTCAATTTGTAgttttaggtacttaaaatgaatttgtaatattatgttgtgatgtatattactatttatttgataagttatgaacaatttaaagCAGTAGGTAATTCATTGTACCTATGCACAATTTTATACAAAAGTCATACATTTAAAAGTATGGAGATTATTTCAGTCGTGttgattaatttcaatattatagtagtattgtttattattatataatttgatattagtTTCGTTTACTTGAAAGGGATTTATATTGAAACATGTCacacataatatgtaggtatctagttaaattattgtttcataatttAGCAGTATCTCAGGAGCTATTATAATGTCAATTGAGACAGACAAAGACTTATTTTTATCCGCGACTAAGTTCTTTTATATGACAATAAGTtgtggtaataattatatatttaaatttgcaagttaatttttaatgtaggtaacaTAATGAACCATATTGAtagtcaattatatatttaacggCTGCAACTGATTTTTCTTAccaaaatatacaatgtaatagTACCAGGTTATTAGTACCTAGACATTCAAAGTCCAATTACAAGTATTTTCTATGAtcgaacataataaatattacaacagttttggcattatacataataattataattgatacttctcttaaatacttttaaattatgtttaatggtATCAagcccaataaataataaatatataaataatattatcttttaaattgttacaataaaatatacaaaatatatgaaacatGTTTTCATCTGAGGaataaattaccaatattagataataaatacATCAAAGCTATGCTTGTGCCACACCGTTTTCTgatatgtttttagttttttcaattGGTAGTTGTGCTTTCGGCTTTGAAAACGCATCtggaacaataataaaataatatcgttaatcatattttagagatcggtacatgagaatttttaaactaaaacaatGAGAAGTCACTctacaataggtatatagtagGTTTCGAGGGTACGTCGTTATTATGTAGGGCACTGTAAGagaggtattaatattttatcctaTGATAAACCATTGCACGAAAAAGCTTCAGAGCTGAGTGTCAGTAGCAGGGTCTCCACAAATGTGGGGGAGGCTGTTGGACCTGGAATGCAGAGACCTGGCTATTTTATGGGCTCATTGAaatgaatttgtaatttttgaaattttgatattttgatggaaatatttattttatgttataaatgtatagtgttataatatattaagtagacACTGTGAATGGGACACTCGTATCGCTTGTAAAGGATTTTATTCTATTGGAAGTGCCCAAAGTTTTGTTTAGGGCCCacaaaaacatttagttcagGGGCCCAACGTTTTATGTGGGAGGCCTGGTCAGCAGCTATATTTTCTAAGTAActcagttttataatttattaatgttaatgatagtaattaatttttgtattagtaaaacaaaaacatggcatatattataatattatatattgttaggtagccaggtaggtaatttattattgttatacaaatattagtctaaatatttcaaaaattgtattattgcgtatacataataataatatacttaatggCTAAGTGGCCaaaaatttataagtttttatggttaatattttttaaattattatcccTAGTGCCTACTATcaaaatcacataatatttgtttggatggtgatctttaatatttattgactgACCTGTTAACAAATTCTACAGGAActttcaatttaaataacatgctccaatatggttataatataaatttttaaaagtcaTAATGTAGTCATGAGAAAAAATATCTTATGTAGGCAATACTAGCTGTGCCACCCAACGTTGCCCGGGCAaacgatttgtatttttattaaatgtatttgtaaaaaaatgtaaatcaagTGTAAGCTACCCTTTAGCTATCTATATAGGAGttgaaaaaataagatataagCATCTTTCAAGACTCAagaaatctattgatataacttttattgaaaacggtccagtagttttcGAGTCTATTAACTCCGGATGAaccaacaacaatttttaactGTATAACCTGACTTTGCccgttaaaaaatgaaaaaaaaaatataaaatatagcacTATAGTATCTTGGTTTTGGTGTACCTCAGTTCACGGACAACTTTGCGTCGGTGTAACTCGCTTTGTGAACTAATTCGACAGAGATTGACAATTTGCTTGCGGTGGATTGGATATAGCACTTGATATACGCCCAACGTGGTTCAAACTAATGTCTAAATTTTTTCTACATCTCCAAGAAcgatttgaaattttcacaaagtcggtcaagtagtttttgagtacctACATAAGCTACAGACATACATTTAActcttatatttgttttaagacgTAATTTCTTTGTTCAAAACCATGAACGCGACgattgtaatattgtacatatttgtatgcatacttttacctcatctgcccgatggcaaaaaatatgaatttctccTATTACTATTACAACAGTACTATATTAATCTGTGAGTCGTaactaatagcaaccatttattaacaaaaatgttCATCATGAACctgaaaatcctttcttaaatTTTCAGTATGAAGGTCTCTCGAGTTAGACCAAGCAAGAGACATTTgcaaaatttcattaaaatcggtTAAGTGTTTCGGAGATCAGCGTGATCGAAAATCGTGACACgagatttatgatttatatattatatgggtatagaatagataggtaagtactatgttatttaggtatatttgacAGATGATTAGatgaaaatgaatattatagctataaaaatgtatattaatatgttataacttataatgtaaATACCTAAAATGAATAGCGTAATATTGTTctgatgtaatatttaaaaatattatatatttatgtttggcATACAATGGTTAGaactataaattacattttaataatcttacctccaacaaatattttcataacatttttctgAACTCTATCAAACGGCGATTCGATCATTACATTAATAACAAATGCGTACATGATGGCCACCGTGCTGTCAGCACAAAATCTCCAAAACTGTTTTAAAaccatacaaataatttaatacgttGGAATACAAAATACTAAGAAAATCCCAACTAAGTACATTTctatcgtatttttttaagatacGTAGTATGAAAACTCGGTACCGTGTAcagtgtatacattatattataatgttattgtaattaCCATTAATGTTAAGTTTTGGTATGTTGGTTTCTCGATGGATCCAATCGTTTGGAGTTGAATGATTTCTTGGTACATGTAAATGCAAAAAACTAATTTTCCAAGAACGTGGAAAACTCTATGACCTAAAAAGCCACTGATGCAAACCCCTTCACACATgtacaataaaaagtaaaaatggagtttattttttaaggtttaaataaaaaaaactataccaaATCCGGAGAGTCCGTGACCTATTATCCCGTATGAGATAAGAATAGACCACACGAGTCGGCCGACTGTAAAGTATATTGCGTGCTCGTAATTTACATATCGGTGTCCTAGTGTAAAGAATGTTCCAGAactcaagtatataatattgccaATCATAAGGACAACTGGAGCCCAGAAAATACGACttttctataaatttataaaagtttgacgttaatgtgtaataaataataatagttaaagtAACGTGTACCTACATTTGTACAAACAAATGATGtatgcaaaatatttatttctgcaattatacttttatcaaattaCTTTAAACTAATATAGTTAAACATAGGAACAGTATTACAGTTCATTTATctgtttagtttttaaaataatacaaatgttgCATTCAACTAAgggttaattataataaatttaactctaTATTACCAATGCCAACTTGTAGTCAGCTTCCTTCATCCTCGTGTACATGTATCCTGCTAAGATTCCAACAAAGTAAGTCATTGACCTCATGTGGCTTTTTATATACACTTCAGTGTAAAATCTTTCTTTGCTGAGATCTTTAAGATTTCTATAATACGAAAATGATGtatgttatgagttatgacgttATGTACATTTGATCTtgaaaatcatttaatattaaaattggcgcaattacaaatttgtttaaaataattaaaattaaataggcaAGTAGTAATttgtttacatatatttatcaatttatataacATGACGCGTTGTTTagataattacttaaaataataagattttatatttaaaaaataagtcatGTCGTCTCCAGGAAAAATAAGATAACATTAtcattaacaataacaataacaataacaataacgtcTGTTCGgatattttgcaaaataaatataattctttaagcatattctttaaatttatttatccgTCAATAACTTAGAAAACACTTAATGGACTGAAAAATATGGTAGTAAATTTGgatgtattcaatttatttctaaaaataaatataattttatatcgatATAGCTATACTAGTTATAATAGTGGTGTCATAGGTACCTGATAAACTAAGTAGGTAATTGATTAAAGTATAAGATTATTTCagactaattttattattataactgcttACTGTGGAGTAATATCAGCCGTTCCTCGATGCTTctcattcattattatataagcaGGAATTACTGTTGACAAAGTCAAACACGCCCCAAGTATCACGAGCCCTTGTTTCCTCCACTTCCAAATTGCATAGGTGAGTAGTGTACCAACTATGAAGAAGTGCATATCGCAAGCTAAATACCATGACGGGATGATACACTATAAACGTCCATTAGACAATATTTATgacaaataatgtaaataataatatattatacattttgtgctTACCAACTCATCAGTGTGAACGTAGTTGTTAATAAAAAGTACGTTTGTCCACCAGTTGTTTTGACACCTTTCCGATTCCTTATACACGATCATCCTCCAATAAGGACCACTATTCAGATACGGAAGTACGAAAATATATGTGACTATAAGTGTTCCGTACACTGGGAATATTCTGAAatgaaaatcttaaatatttctCTACCAATTGACGTAATATAATCTgaacaattaaataactaaaattaatataccacaTACCTCAACCATCTATAAATCATTATGGgtataaagttcaaatgtttttttttctgtaagcTGTTTTGTAATTAGATAGAAAGTGAGGAATCCACTTATTACAAAGAATGTTTCCAAAAATATGGTGCATTTAAAGTAGCCCAACCAGAAATTGTGAATcatctaaacaaaaaaaaaaaaaggtttggtATAAATAACTATTGCTTTATTAATGCTTTATGCGTTGCATTGCACTTACCCAATGAGTGAAATTGGGATTTGACTGTGGGTTTCCAAGCTCAATAAACCATCTATGGCCGATAATGACTTGTAGAATTGCACATACTTTAAGTCcgttaataattgaaaactctTCGGTCTCCGACGGTTTTAGAAGTCTTTCAAAGTTTGAGATAAGTGAAAAAGGTTTCAtgattttttctaataaaatagaaaaatataacttgaatttatcaaatataatatttaaaaaaaaaaatgcttgttacaaaaatgtattagcCTGAACTTACTCATTGGTCCGTGTTCAGATTTTGGTcggtattgtaaataaattaaatcatataagGTGCCTACTAAGACAAGTAGTCCGACCATCACGTACATTGAACTACAGAAATCAAGAAAAGCTGTCATCATAACGCTGAAGAATATAAaagcattatttttaatcgtaCCAGACAAAGAAGAAACCCGCAgtgaatttatatacattttctttgGAAGTGTGCAACAATGGGTCGATGGTCACATCACCTTCCAATCCATGACGGTTCATCTCTGGTATTAATACGTTGCTCACGATCTTTTGAACGTCTTCCGATTGACAAGTATCTGGTAAACACACACCCCATTGAAACTTGTGCCTTTGTACATAAGCCTCTTGTACGTTGTGCTAAAGACATAAAACGACTTTCAatgaaaaacttttaaattaaatttgaaaaatgtattacgaCAAACAAATTTAAGTCGAATAAAACTAAAACGTATCAGTCAAAAAAAGTatctgaaatttaaattataaaattaaattaaatatatattatgtagacgaTGTGTGATGATTAGTAATTGGTAATAATGGCCACAGAAAAGGGAATGGCCCAAGATGAATAGTTCCACAGAAAATTTAGTCAACAGATAAATGGTCAAAAAGTACAACGCTATTTTAAACAAGAAATTGTAatacgagaaaaaaaatacataatattattattaaaataaaaaaaaattcaatacaaatatattttaaaatatacaagtttTGTAgttgtattcatataatatgcttaatgcataaaatatatagtttttaattaaagtatCAATGACAGtacttattataacttaatgttcaataaacgattttttattttaaatatcagaCTTGGGATCGAAATtaaagtagataataataatagtttttaataatttggtatcttttataataaaaattactcatagatatttttcaaatccaactttttttaaaaatgacattgggttgacattttgtttttaaaagataatagttaatatttttgttcataccttattttactataatattacaatatgctATACATGCTATAAATTAACTTGAAGAAAAATGTTATCTATTAGTATtggttaatatttgtaaaaagttaataatcattattttatattttttgatttgagATTTGATGAATATACAAGAAATGTATTC
The Metopolophium dirhodum isolate CAU chromosome 7, ASM1992520v1, whole genome shotgun sequence DNA segment above includes these coding regions:
- the LOC132948341 gene encoding LOW QUALITY PROTEIN: nose resistant to fluoxetine protein 6-like (The sequence of the model RefSeq protein was modified relative to this genomic sequence to represent the inferred CDS: deleted 1 base in 1 codon) — its product is MHFRVSSFSSVASIIIVLVLHLSCFTKNISASEFSLPAEETSNSDLSEIVPPDDSIFTTVPSALGQDEANETNSLPAVPLNLEGEPMVKKLSTAEFLVEVNGELTIEKLPPQADNPLDLINSYKQSQTEVTYDVNDPTNTEIPVSEVSYDVKSETTTKTTQPAESSTKGNKVAENPWIQRIRISKSRSLELSRQMDTTKMSSVKPLLLGQIISNVLYGDPWLAPQTNLKCANDMRLYNIHVQNLTMWAFRMLDATSKGPEGLVDANTFSFGNFDQCIETKSKNFGISGGYTLVDIDFRPSVQVYPGFYDNDHSKDYEPFDQDASTWEILKHNVQEAYVQRHKFQWGVCLPDTCQSEDVQKIVSNVLIPEMNRHGLEGDVTIDPLLHTSKENVYKFTAGFFFVCSMYVMVGLLVLVGTLYDLIYLQYRPKSEHGPMKKIMKPFSLISNFERLLKPSETEEFSIINGLKVCAILQVIIGHRWFIELGNPQSNPNFTHWMIHNFWLGYFKCTIFLETFFVISGFLTFYLITKQLTEKKHLNFIPIMIYRWLRIFPVYGTLIVTYIFVLPYLNSGPYWRMIVYKESERCQNNWWTNVLFINNYVHTDELCIIPSWYLACDMHFFIVGTLLTYAIWKWRKQGLVILGACLTLSTVIPAYIIMNEKHRGTADITPQNLKDLSKERFYTEVYIKSHMRSMTYFVGILAGYMYTRMKEADYKLALKSRIFWAPVVLMIGNIIYLSSGTFFTLGHRYVNYEHAIYFTVGRLVWSILISYGIIGHGLSGFGVCISGFLGHRVFHVLGKLVFCIYMYQEIIQLQTIGSIEKPTYQNLTLMFWRFCADSTVAIMYAFVINVMIESPFDRVQKNVMKIFVGDAFSKPKAQLPIEKTKNISENGVAQA